The sequence taagagccattaatggtcatgtaagagccattagtggtttggaagactttagaggttaaaatgttgaacacacaaagcatttaatgcttttcaaagactttgaagtctttgagaagtgactccaagttgcttaggaatgtgacaatatttaggggatggattaggctaattaggaaggggttagaagaatccagaaggggattaggattgcaagtgggtttggtgggtgagggagaataggatttttatttaaaataaaattcatttatttcaaaaaataagtgcaagttgcatttttaggaaaatgcaagtgggggggggggggggatttaatgatttaaataaatgttttatttaatttatttaaaagaggaaaggggattaaataaaataaattgaatttattcttttaattgattgtgattttagtttaactaaaatgaattaattaaaataaaatgaataatttatttaattaataggagaatgtttgaagatgaattaattaaatattaatttaattaattgatggctagtgggtttttaatcaaataaatagcagatattcatttaattaaaatggacagatttatgtgactacaatcatAACATAAGATAATATCATGAATTTCATCAAATGAATTACATCTAAGGAACAATAAACACATCTCATCATTATCCATCGATTCAAATTTAATTATAAgaatatgcaatataaatcattATCAATGGAGACTAAACATCacaatataaacaactaaatggTATCATCCTCATAATTCTAACATGTTGAATTGTCATTGTAATATCATCACCATAATTGAACTTCCAGAtcaaatatattcaataaattGTTAAATACTTCTGATATACAATATAGATGGCCACACTAATTTCAAGCATGTTTTCAAACTCTAGATAACATAACACAGGCTACAAAAGAAGAATGATCCACAATCACGAACCACACTAATCCACTCCCATCTAAAACCAAAACATCACATAATCAAATAATCTCAACGCTGTCCACTCTATGTTCTAAACATATCTCTTGCAACCCAATCCATTTGACAACATTATATCTACGATAGAACTGCAAGCACACCTTAAATTGTGGTCACTCTCATCGAACATATTAAAACATGAATGCATAACTAGAACATGGAACTAGGTTATTAGGGTCACAATAGAGATGGCATCACAATAGAGGGAAAAAACAAACCGACCACCCTATAGCTTAACCATATAGACTAAGTAATCGCTATTTGGAAAATTTAGTTGATCCACATTCAACATTTACGGTACAGTTCTTTATATAAAATTAGCCTGCAGAACTGATCGTTACAAATTTATTGTAAGCTTCTATATTTATAATGAAGTTTTTTATGTCATATAACTTACATAATCACCTGGAAAGAAAAGAAGTTTATTCCCTACCCAAATCAAGCATAACCGGAAAGGCACCCAGCCAAGAGGAGCTAAACATTTTAACTGTAATATAGAgagtaaaacattaaaaaacagaTTGACAACAGGAACCTAATAGAGGTTAACTAGATACTGCAGAGATCTCATGACTACTTGTGTATCAACATCCATCTTGCCATGGAGAATCAGTAGAACTTGAGCCATGCTTGGCCTCTCATTCTCATCCTTTGCAATGCATACCAAGCTTGCAAGTGTAGCTCTTCTCACCTCCTCAACATCCGCATGCTCTGCAATTCTTTCGTCCACAATACTCATCATGTTTCCATTTTGAATTTGAGTTGCAGCCCACGAAGGAAAGTACTGCTTAGTCTGTTCCTTCATGCTCATGTCCACATTTCTTTGACCCGATATTATCTCCAGCACCATCATGCCGAAGCTATACACGTCTGCCTTGGCAGTAATTGCTAAGCCAACGAGCCACTCGAGAGCAATGTAACCTCGAGTTCCTCTCATGCTTGTCAAAACCCTGCTGAAATCTCTTCCCACTAACTTTGCCAGGCCAAAATCAGCTACCTTTGCGGTGAAATCGCTATCCAGCAAAATGTTCTCGGGCTTTATATCGGAGTGGATGATTTGATCTCTGCATTCCTCGTGGAGATAAACTAAAGCTCGTGCAGTGCCTAGAGCGATCTCGAATCTTGTCTTCCACTCCAACAACTTTTGTGGTCCAGCGAAGAGAAATGAATTGAGAGATCCGTTGGGCATGTACTCGTAAACTAGCAGCCTTTGTGATCCTTCTATGCAAAATCCGCAAAGCTGCACCAAATTGACATGTTGTATGTTTCCAATCGTGCTTATTTCTGCACGAAACTGTTTTTCTACCTGTTTAGAGCCCTCTAATTTTTTAACTGCTACAAGCGTATCGTCTGGGAGAGATCCTTTGAAGACAGAGCCAAATGCTCCTTTCCCTAACTTATCTCTGAAATTGTTGGTTGCAATTCGCAGCTCCTTGTAAGTGAATGTTCTCAGCGAAGTAGACAGCAGCTCATGACCTTCCATATCTCCTCCCTTGCCCAGCATTCCACGCCTCCTCAGAAGAAATATTATAACAAGGAAAGCCAAAACAAGGATGAAAGCAGTGCTGACAGGAAGTGAAATTGAAAGGACACGaccttggttacttcctccactggatATGGATTGTTGCAACTCAGACGCAACCATGCGAAGGAAGATGGGTTGGTTGTTTGATGCAACGCGAACATTGAACAGATCCCCAAACCACATTCTACAGATGGGAGGAGTAGAGTTAGTGAGATCGAAGGCTTTGCAGGAGCAATTTTCCAGACATGCAGATCTGCATGTTGGTAGAGTTGGGTATTGGGAATATGAAACTGCTTTTTCCTCAGCTAAGGATATGTCGTTCTTTTGCAAGAAACCATCGGTTGTGCCGTTAATGGGAGAGCAGTAGAGAGGGCTAATACGAAGGCATCCGCTTGACCACCAATCTTGTAAAAACCAGACGCGCTTATCTTTGGGTTTGAAGCCCTCGAGACAGCTGCAAAATTGAAGATTGTTTCTGTTGCATGCTCCATAAGCCCCACATATATCATAAACAAAGCACAGGTCTTTTGGCACAGACCAGATGTTAATCCAGCTGCTATTATAACGATAGAAAGATCGTACATCTCCAGTTTTGTACAGGACTAGACGCTGCACAATATCAAATTTTGATATTTGAATATATGTGAAGTACATCTTTGTGGGAGAAATCTTTACAAAGGGTAATCTAAAAGTTTCGGATGCGAAATTATTCAACATATCTGGCATACCGCTGAAATGGTCAACAACCCACTCTCCGGTGCTCCAGTAAGTAATATTGTCCTTATACACCAGCAAAAACTGCGTCTTGCCTGGGGCTGGATCCATTTCTAAAGAGAAGGGCCCAGGTGCTGGATCCAACGAACTCTTCCAAGATGTTAGCTTCATGCCTTTCCACATCTTCATTCCCGACAACCATGTGTCTGCTGGATACAAGAAACTCTCCCACACAATTTCAGAAATGTTGTTTGCGCCCAACATAACAAAACTACCAGAATCCAATATCATAGCTCTAGAGGCTATAGCTTTCTGGTTCTTTCTTGTTGACCATATTGATCGCCCATCTGAATCATACAGTTTGAGATAGCCGTCAGTTGTTAGATTCAAAACGCCTGGCTTGTTTCTGATGGGAGTCTCTCTATTAGCCACCCAAACAATAGTCTTGTCAGACATTTGGGCATACCAGATGCCGATGTACCAGTTATTTGTTCCGTTTGGACAAAAGAATCCCAATTCGAAGGTGCCGTTCTTTGAAACTATGCTCCGATTTCCAGTGAGAGAAGCTCCCAAAGCGATGCTGTCTCCACCAACTGTAAGGGGATGACAATTGTAAGGTAGAGTAAGCATATAAAGAACTGAAAGGAAGAAATACCACGCAGACAGACTATTTGTGGCCATTTCGAGAAAACCTCAAACTCGCTTGAAACAAAACCCTACAATTACTCATAGGTTTGATGTTGCGTTATATAGATAGATCGGGAAGATTaacaaatattttgaatttaatggATCTTTGGTCTATTGGTGAAATTGAATGGTTCTTAATGTCTGTCAGTAAAGTTCTATTAAATGCATAGTTCTAACATCATAAGAATGATGTAAGAAT is a genomic window of Cryptomeria japonica chromosome 7, Sugi_1.0, whole genome shotgun sequence containing:
- the LOC131040835 gene encoding G-type lectin S-receptor-like serine/threonine-protein kinase At2g19130, giving the protein MATNSLSAWYFFLSVLYMLTLPYNCHPLTVGGDSIALGASLTGNRSIVSKNGTFELGFFCPNGTNNWYIGIWYAQMSDKTIVWVANRETPIRNKPGVLNLTTDGYLKLYDSDGRSIWSTRKNQKAIASRAMILDSGSFVMLGANNISEIVWESFLYPADTWLSGMKMWKGMKLTSWKSSLDPAPGPFSLEMDPAPGKTQFLLVYKDNITYWSTGEWVVDHFSGMPDMLNNFASETFRLPFVKISPTKMYFTYIQISKFDIVQRLVLYKTGDVRSFYRYNSSWINIWSVPKDLCFVYDICGAYGACNRNNLQFCSCLEGFKPKDKRVWFLQDWWSSGCLRISPLYCSPINGTTDGFLQKNDISLAEEKAVSYSQYPTLPTCRSACLENCSCKAFDLTNSTPPICRMWFGDLFNVRVASNNQPIFLRMVASELQQSISSGGSNQGRVLSISLPVSTAFILVLAFLVIIFLLRRRGMLGKGGDMEGHELLSTSLRTFTYKELRIATNNFRDKLGKGAFGSVFKGSLPDDTLVAVKKLEGSKQVEKQFRAEISTIGNIQHVNLVQLCGFCIEGSQRLLVYEYMPNGSLNSFLFAGPQKLLEWKTRFEIALGTARALVYLHEECRDQIIHSDIKPENILLDSDFTAKVADFGLAKLVGRDFSRVLTSMRGTRGYIALEWLVGLAITAKADVYSFGMMVLEIISGQRNVDMSMKEQTKQYFPSWAATQIQNGNMMSIVDERIAEHADVEEVRRATLASLVCIAKDENERPSMAQVLLILHGKMDVDTQVVMRSLQYLVNLY